A section of the Bacillus sp. HSf4 genome encodes:
- the greA gene encoding transcription elongation factor GreA — MAQEKVFPMTESGKKKLEEELEYLKTVKRKEVVERIKVARSFGDLSENSEYDSAKEEQAFVEGRITTLDNMIRNAKIIEDDGANSNIVTLGKTVTFKELPDGEEEAYTIVGSAEADPFEGKISNDSPIAKSLIGKQVGDEVTVQTPGGEMLVKIVKIS, encoded by the coding sequence ATGGCACAAGAGAAAGTATTTCCTATGACTGAATCAGGGAAGAAAAAACTTGAAGAAGAACTCGAGTATTTGAAAACGGTTAAACGCAAAGAGGTTGTCGAGCGCATCAAGGTCGCGAGAAGCTTTGGAGACCTCTCTGAAAACTCCGAGTACGATTCTGCAAAAGAAGAACAAGCCTTTGTAGAAGGGCGTATTACGACCCTTGACAATATGATTCGGAATGCGAAGATTATTGAAGACGATGGTGCAAATTCAAACATTGTCACCCTCGGAAAAACCGTCACATTTAAGGAGCTTCCCGATGGTGAAGAAGAAGCTTATACGATTGTGGGCAGCGCGGAGGCCGATCCGTTTGAAGGAAAAATCTCCAACGATTCCCCGATTGCCAAAAGCCTGATCGGCAAACAGGTCGGAGACGAGGTCACTGTACAGACCCCGGGCGGAGAAATGCTTGTAAAAATTGTGAAAATTTCTTAA
- a CDS encoding IreB family regulatory phosphoprotein, whose protein sequence is MSSFDKTMKFNFSDDSMETNVNEVLITVHDALQEKGYNPINQIVGYLLSGDPAYIPRHRDARNLIRKIERDEIIEELVKSYLEQHKEA, encoded by the coding sequence GTGAGCTCATTTGATAAGACGATGAAATTTAACTTTTCCGACGATTCAATGGAGACAAATGTAAATGAGGTGCTGATAACCGTCCACGACGCGCTTCAGGAAAAAGGCTATAACCCGATCAACCAAATTGTCGGATATTTGCTATCAGGTGATCCCGCTTACATTCCAAGGCATCGAGATGCACGCAATCTGATTCGGAAAATAGAGAGAGACGAGATAATCGAAGAGCTGGTTAAATCGTACTTAGAACAGCATAAAGAGGCGTAA
- a CDS encoding penicillin-binding protein 2, translating into MKLRKRMKWVSILISAALLFLLFRLAEIQLFFTESFSKRNVNLIEESVKQRTEAVQISDGRGSFLDRNGEHLSVSQKPAIIFFPFLNKQQWPIEEAAGILNISKKEIKQKLESVKKPVILTKHEGKPISKTALEKINKLKYPGLYGVYIEETEKNRLAAHTLGMTNQDPDLLRSKYPHKDDLSISTKIGTFGMERTFDEFLLPEQETKLLYHVDGMGNPLFGMDVKYTADANPFYPLQVKTTIDKKIQESVEDVLSEQKLEKGGAVLIDIENSSVLAIASKPDLNMASQKTRQNYMLTPMYPGSVFKTVIAAAAVENGLDHPSKTFNCNLNLYGEPGEDKGKLNIEDSFAQSCNYTFTTLAGQLVEKNSSIIEKTAQKLGLTERVGWEGKLYHQDHFRQFYRETAGSIWGDDRDKQVKKAVAQTAIGQKNVKLTPLEIANMMSTIARGGEKKQVKIADEIEYKNGTLMTAFKDQDLPGETIDPYTAQKLQKLLRKVVTSDEGTGRRFRDLPFEVAGKSGTAQTGRKSKDEQTLYHKWFAGYFPADKPKYALAVVHMDTPEGKAATNAVFYDIVKKVYEIEKNQT; encoded by the coding sequence ATGAAATTGCGAAAGCGTATGAAATGGGTCTCTATACTGATTTCAGCCGCCCTTTTATTTCTGCTGTTCAGATTGGCGGAAATCCAACTGTTTTTTACGGAATCCTTTTCAAAACGGAATGTGAACCTTATTGAGGAAAGTGTCAAACAGCGTACCGAAGCGGTTCAGATTTCAGATGGAAGAGGATCTTTTTTAGACCGAAACGGCGAACACTTGTCCGTCAGTCAAAAGCCGGCCATCATCTTCTTTCCTTTTTTAAATAAACAGCAATGGCCGATTGAGGAAGCGGCCGGAATTTTAAACATATCGAAAAAAGAGATCAAGCAAAAGCTGGAAAGCGTGAAAAAACCGGTCATTCTCACGAAACATGAGGGGAAGCCCATTTCAAAGACGGCGCTCGAAAAAATCAACAAGTTGAAATATCCGGGACTTTACGGCGTATACATAGAAGAAACAGAAAAAAACAGACTCGCAGCCCATACGCTTGGCATGACAAACCAAGATCCGGACCTTCTCCGCAGCAAATACCCGCATAAAGACGACTTGTCCATCAGCACAAAAATCGGCACATTCGGCATGGAACGGACATTTGATGAATTCCTGCTTCCCGAACAAGAAACGAAGCTTTTATATCATGTTGACGGTATGGGAAACCCTTTGTTCGGTATGGACGTCAAATATACAGCTGACGCAAATCCGTTTTATCCGTTGCAAGTCAAAACGACGATTGATAAAAAGATTCAGGAATCGGTGGAAGACGTGTTAAGTGAGCAAAAATTAGAAAAAGGCGGCGCTGTTCTAATCGATATCGAAAACAGCAGTGTACTGGCGATCGCCAGCAAGCCCGACTTAAACATGGCTTCGCAAAAAACGCGGCAAAACTACATGCTCACACCGATGTACCCGGGTTCCGTTTTTAAGACGGTGATCGCAGCAGCAGCCGTTGAAAACGGTTTGGATCATCCGTCGAAAACATTCAACTGCAATTTGAACCTTTACGGTGAACCAGGGGAAGACAAAGGGAAACTGAATATCGAAGACAGCTTTGCACAGAGCTGCAACTACACGTTTACAACCCTCGCCGGGCAGCTTGTGGAAAAAAACAGCTCCATCATTGAAAAGACAGCGCAAAAGCTCGGCCTGACCGAACGCGTCGGCTGGGAAGGGAAGCTTTACCATCAAGACCATTTCAGGCAGTTTTACCGTGAAACAGCCGGGTCGATCTGGGGGGATGACCGGGATAAACAAGTCAAAAAAGCGGTGGCGCAGACCGCCATCGGCCAAAAGAATGTGAAGCTGACGCCTCTGGAGATCGCCAATATGATGTCTACGATCGCGAGAGGCGGCGAGAAAAAGCAAGTCAAAATCGCTGATGAGATCGAATACAAAAACGGCACATTGATGACGGCTTTTAAAGACCAGGATCTGCCGGGAGAAACAATTGATCCGTATACTGCGCAGAAGCTGCAAAAGCTGCTCAGAAAAGTTGTCACATCAGACGAGGGGACAGGCCGGCGCTTCCGCGACCTTCCCTTTGAAGTGGCGGGGAAATCGGGCACTGCGCAAACCGGGCGGAAGTCAAAAGATGAACAAACGCTTTACCATAAGTGGTTTGCCGGTTATTTTCCGGCGGACAAGCCAAAATACGCGCTCGCTGTCGTGCATATGGATACGCCGGAAGGTAAGGCTGCGACAAATGCAGTATTTTATGATATTGTTAAAAAAGTATATGAAATTGAAAAGAACCAGACATAG
- a CDS encoding peptidase U32 family protein → MKKPELLVTPTAVQDIKPLAKAGADAFIIGEQRYGLRLAGEFSRKDIEEAIREAHEAGAKVYVAMNAIFHNDKVPELNDYLSFLASAGADAVVFGDPAVLMAARESAPDMKLHWNTETTATNHYSCNYWGRKGAKRAVLARELNMDSMIDIKDQAEVEIEIQVHGMTCMFQSKRSLIGNYFEYQGKVMDIEGKKKEKGMYLHDKERGNKYPIFEDENGTHIMSPNDVCIIDELEDLIDAGIDSFKIDGILKTPDYIQEVTAMYREAIDLCITDRQAYEDKKEQWIERIEEIQPVNRSIDTGFFFKETVY, encoded by the coding sequence ATGAAAAAACCTGAACTGCTTGTAACACCGACAGCTGTTCAAGATATTAAGCCTTTGGCTAAAGCGGGCGCCGACGCATTTATCATCGGCGAACAAAGATACGGATTGCGCCTGGCCGGGGAATTTTCCCGGAAGGATATCGAGGAAGCGATCCGGGAGGCCCATGAAGCCGGCGCAAAAGTGTATGTCGCCATGAACGCGATCTTTCATAATGATAAAGTGCCTGAGCTCAATGACTATCTTTCGTTTTTGGCCTCGGCAGGCGCCGATGCAGTCGTCTTCGGCGACCCCGCAGTTCTGATGGCTGCGCGCGAATCGGCGCCGGACATGAAGCTCCATTGGAATACGGAGACGACCGCAACCAACCATTATTCCTGCAATTATTGGGGGCGCAAGGGAGCCAAGCGCGCGGTGTTGGCAAGAGAGCTGAATATGGACAGCATGATCGACATTAAAGACCAGGCTGAAGTTGAAATCGAAATCCAAGTTCACGGGATGACGTGCATGTTTCAGTCCAAGCGTTCATTGATCGGAAATTATTTTGAATACCAAGGCAAAGTCATGGACATCGAAGGCAAGAAAAAAGAAAAAGGCATGTATCTTCATGACAAAGAACGCGGCAACAAATATCCGATTTTTGAAGATGAAAACGGCACGCATATTATGAGCCCGAATGATGTTTGCATCATCGACGAGCTTGAAGATTTAATCGATGCCGGAATCGACTCCTTTAAAATCGACGGCATTTTAAAAACGCCTGACTACATCCAAGAGGTGACGGCCATGTACCGCGAGGCCATCGATCTTTGCATCACAGACAGACAAGCGTACGAAGATAAAAAAGAACAGTGGATCGAGCGGATTGAAGAGATTCAGCCTGTCAACCGCAGCATCGACACCGGGTTCTTTTTCAAAGAGACAGTATATTAA
- a CDS encoding O-methyltransferase, producing MKIGHEELTGYLERLIKPRPPEIMELEYYAEEHGVPIMEPTGIEALLQLLSLKNPKKILEIGTAIGYSAIRMALHLPEADILTIERDEKRYHEALKNIKSFQMENRIRVIFGDALSESDAVQSMAPYDALFIDAAKGQYQKFFTMYEKMLADDGIIFTDNVLFKGLVAGGCDQIESKRIKKLVSKIDHYNHWLMDHPDYQTAILPIGDGLAVSKKR from the coding sequence GTGAAGATCGGACATGAGGAACTAACCGGCTATCTGGAACGGCTTATCAAGCCGCGGCCGCCGGAAATTATGGAATTGGAATATTATGCCGAAGAGCATGGTGTGCCCATTATGGAACCGACCGGTATTGAAGCGCTGCTGCAGCTTCTTTCGCTCAAAAACCCGAAAAAGATTCTTGAAATCGGCACCGCCATCGGATACTCGGCCATTCGGATGGCGCTTCATCTCCCTGAAGCTGACATTTTAACAATTGAGCGCGATGAAAAAAGGTATCATGAAGCGCTGAAAAATATCAAATCCTTTCAGATGGAAAACAGAATCCGCGTGATTTTCGGAGATGCGCTCAGCGAGTCAGACGCCGTTCAGTCGATGGCTCCTTACGACGCGCTTTTTATTGATGCAGCAAAAGGACAATATCAAAAGTTTTTTACGATGTATGAAAAGATGCTGGCGGATGATGGAATCATCTTCACCGACAATGTCCTGTTTAAAGGGCTTGTCGCCGGCGGCTGCGATCAAATCGAAAGCAAGCGGATCAAAAAACTTGTCTCTAAAATAGATCATTATAATCATTGGCTGATGGACCATCCCGATTATCAAACGGCGATATTGCCGATCGGAGACGGATTGGCCGTCAGCAAAAAGAGGTGA
- the alaS gene encoding alanine--tRNA ligase, which yields MKVLTSAQVRQMFLDFFKEKGHAVEPSASLIPHEDPSLLWINSGVATLKKYFDGRVVPENPRICNAQKSIRTNDIENVGKTARHHTFFEMLGNFSIGDYFKKEAIEWAWEFLTDPKWIGFDPERLSVTVHPEDDEAYDLWAKKIGVPEERIIRLEGNFWDIGEGPSGPNTEIFYDRGEDYGHDLSDPELYPGGENERYLEVWNLVFSEFNHNPDGTYTPLPKKNIDTGMGLERMVSVIQDAKTNYDTDLFMPIIKATEAISGEKYGTSAEKDTAFKVVADHIRTAAFAIGDGALPSNEGRGYVIRRLLRRAVRYAKSININRPFMYELVPVVADIMAAYYPEVKEKADFIAKVIKTEEERFHETLNEGLAILSEVIQKEKAKGNSVISGEDVFKLYDTYGFPVELTEEYTEDEGMNVDHEGFEREMDKQRERARQARQDVGSMQVQGGVLRDIMTESEFIGYTDLKTETKIAELLQDGEVADQVHAGQSVQFILEKTPFYAESGGQIGDKGWVRSGDAAVRVTDVKKAPNGQHLHEGTVESGTVEKGMMVTAEVTNRLRKDIVKNHTATHLLHQALKDVLGTHVNQAGSLVSDSRLRFDFSHFGQVTKEELELIEAKVNEKIWASIPVQIDLKPIDEAKAMGAMALFGEKYGDIVRVVQVGDYSIELCGGCHVKNTAEIGLFKIVSESGIGAGTRRIEAVTGKGAYEEMNAKLQVLEAAAEVLKTNVKEVPKRIESLQSDLKEAQRENESLLAKLGNKEAGEILEKVKEIGGVKLLAEKVNAKDMNHLRTMVDDLKAKLGSAVIVLATVQHEKVNISAGVTKDLIERGFHAGKLVKQVAEACGGGGGGRPDMAQAGGKQPEKLEEALSSAEEWVKSVL from the coding sequence ATGAAGGTGTTAACATCCGCACAAGTGCGGCAAATGTTTTTAGACTTTTTTAAGGAAAAAGGACATGCCGTTGAGCCGAGCGCTTCCCTTATTCCGCATGAAGATCCTTCACTGCTTTGGATCAACAGCGGTGTAGCGACGCTGAAAAAGTACTTTGACGGACGGGTTGTCCCGGAAAATCCGCGCATCTGTAATGCGCAGAAATCGATCAGGACAAATGACATCGAGAATGTCGGAAAAACGGCCCGCCACCATACGTTCTTTGAAATGCTCGGAAACTTTTCGATCGGTGATTATTTTAAAAAAGAAGCGATCGAATGGGCATGGGAATTTTTGACTGATCCGAAATGGATCGGCTTCGATCCTGAGCGCCTGTCGGTGACGGTTCATCCGGAAGACGATGAAGCCTACGATTTATGGGCGAAAAAAATCGGTGTTCCCGAAGAGCGTATCATCAGGCTTGAAGGGAACTTCTGGGATATCGGGGAAGGCCCGAGCGGACCGAATACCGAAATCTTCTATGACCGCGGTGAAGATTATGGACATGATCTGTCTGATCCGGAACTTTACCCGGGCGGGGAGAACGAGCGTTACCTAGAAGTATGGAACCTTGTGTTCTCCGAGTTCAACCACAATCCTGACGGAACATACACACCGCTGCCGAAGAAAAACATTGATACAGGGATGGGTCTGGAACGGATGGTTTCCGTCATTCAAGATGCCAAGACAAACTATGATACAGATCTGTTTATGCCGATCATCAAGGCGACAGAAGCCATTTCAGGAGAAAAGTACGGAACATCTGCTGAAAAAGATACGGCCTTTAAAGTTGTCGCCGATCATATCCGGACGGCTGCGTTTGCCATCGGTGACGGAGCGCTTCCGTCCAACGAAGGGCGCGGCTATGTCATCAGAAGGCTGCTCCGCCGCGCTGTTCGCTATGCCAAATCAATCAATATCAATCGTCCGTTTATGTATGAACTCGTTCCCGTTGTGGCTGACATTATGGCCGCTTACTACCCGGAAGTAAAAGAGAAAGCCGATTTCATCGCGAAAGTCATCAAAACGGAAGAAGAGCGTTTCCATGAAACATTGAACGAAGGGCTTGCCATCCTGTCTGAAGTCATTCAAAAGGAGAAAGCGAAAGGAAACAGCGTTATTTCCGGAGAAGATGTCTTCAAGCTGTACGATACGTACGGATTCCCTGTCGAACTGACGGAAGAGTACACCGAAGACGAAGGCATGAATGTTGACCATGAAGGCTTCGAACGCGAAATGGACAAGCAGCGCGAACGCGCGCGCCAGGCCCGCCAGGATGTCGGCAGCATGCAGGTTCAAGGCGGTGTTCTCCGCGATATCATGACCGAAAGCGAGTTCATCGGCTATACGGATCTGAAAACGGAAACGAAAATCGCCGAGCTTCTTCAAGACGGAGAGGTTGCTGATCAAGTTCATGCAGGTCAATCCGTCCAATTCATCTTGGAGAAAACACCGTTTTACGCCGAAAGCGGCGGACAAATCGGCGACAAAGGCTGGGTCAGAAGCGGCGATGCTGCTGTCCGCGTCACGGATGTCAAAAAAGCACCGAACGGACAGCATTTGCATGAAGGTACGGTTGAAAGCGGAACAGTTGAAAAAGGGATGATGGTGACCGCTGAAGTAACAAACCGGCTCAGAAAGGATATCGTCAAAAACCATACGGCGACACACCTGCTCCATCAAGCATTGAAAGATGTGCTCGGAACGCACGTCAACCAGGCCGGATCGCTTGTGTCAGACAGCCGTCTGCGCTTTGACTTCTCCCATTTCGGCCAAGTGACGAAAGAAGAGCTTGAGCTAATTGAAGCAAAAGTAAATGAAAAAATCTGGGCTTCAATTCCTGTGCAAATCGATTTGAAACCGATCGATGAAGCGAAAGCAATGGGAGCCATGGCATTGTTCGGAGAAAAATACGGGGATATCGTCCGCGTCGTCCAAGTCGGCGATTACAGCATCGAACTGTGCGGCGGCTGCCACGTGAAAAACACGGCTGAAATCGGCCTCTTTAAGATCGTGTCAGAATCGGGCATCGGAGCCGGGACCCGCCGGATCGAAGCCGTCACAGGCAAAGGCGCTTACGAGGAGATGAACGCCAAGCTCCAAGTTCTCGAGGCTGCGGCAGAAGTGCTGAAAACCAATGTAAAAGAAGTACCAAAGCGGATCGAATCCCTGCAGTCCGATTTAAAAGAAGCCCAAAGGGAAAACGAATCCCTGCTCGCGAAGCTCGGCAACAAAGAAGCGGGAGAGATCCTGGAAAAAGTGAAAGAAATCGGCGGGGTGAAACTGCTCGCGGAAAAAGTCAATGCAAAAGACATGAACCATCTGCGCACAATGGTCGATGACCTGAAAGCGAAGTTGGGTTCAGCCGTCATCGTGCTTGCGACGGTTCAACATGAAAAAGTGAATATTTCTGCCGGAGTTACAAAAGATTTAATAGAGAGAGGATTCCATGCCGGCAAACTTGTTAAACAAGTCGCCGAGGCGTGCGGAGGCGGTGGCGGCGGCCGTCCTGACATGGCTCAGGCGGGAGGAAAACAGCCTGAAAAATTGGAAGAAGCTTTATCTTCTGCAGAAGAATGGGTGAAATCCGTTTTATAA
- the ruvX gene encoding Holliday junction resolvase RuvX has protein sequence MRILGLDLGSKTLGVALSDEMGWTAQGIETIKIDEANGDYGLSRLAELTKDYTIDKIVLGFPKNMNGSVGPRGEASQKFAQVLEDAFHVPVVLWDERLSTMAAEKMLISADVSRQKRKKVIDKMAAVMILQGYLDSLN, from the coding sequence ATGCGAATATTAGGTCTGGATTTAGGTTCAAAAACGCTCGGCGTCGCCCTCAGCGATGAAATGGGCTGGACGGCTCAAGGCATTGAAACGATTAAAATTGACGAAGCGAATGGTGATTACGGCCTGAGCCGCCTCGCTGAGTTAACGAAAGACTATACAATAGATAAAATTGTACTCGGGTTTCCCAAAAACATGAACGGTTCCGTCGGCCCGAGGGGAGAAGCCAGCCAGAAGTTTGCGCAGGTGCTTGAAGACGCGTTTCATGTACCCGTCGTGCTTTGGGACGAGCGGCTCTCGACGATGGCGGCCGAAAAGATGCTGATATCAGCAGACGTCAGCAGGCAAAAACGAAAAAAAGTAATCGATAAAATGGCAGCTGTGATGATCCTGCAAGGATATCTCGACAGCCTAAACTAA
- the udk gene encoding uridine kinase yields MGKKPVVIGIAGGSGSGKTSVTRSIYEQFKGHSILMLEQDLYYKDQSHLPFEERLNTNYDHPLAFDNDFLIEHLNELLAYRPIKKPIYDYKLHTRSEEVVHVDPKDVIILEGILVLEDERLRDLMDIKLYVDTDADLRIIRRMLRDIKERGRSIDSVIEQYISVVRPMHNQFVEPTKRYADIIIPEGGQNRVAIDLMVTKIQTILEQNAIL; encoded by the coding sequence ATGGGGAAGAAACCGGTAGTCATTGGAATAGCTGGAGGCTCAGGATCGGGCAAGACGAGCGTCACCAGATCCATCTATGAACAGTTCAAGGGCCACTCCATTTTAATGCTTGAGCAGGATTTGTATTACAAAGATCAAAGCCATCTGCCATTTGAAGAACGGCTGAATACAAACTACGACCATCCGCTTGCATTTGATAATGACTTTTTAATCGAGCATTTGAACGAATTGCTGGCATACAGGCCGATTAAAAAGCCGATTTACGACTATAAGCTGCATACGCGCTCAGAAGAAGTCGTGCATGTCGATCCGAAAGATGTTATTATTTTGGAAGGAATCCTTGTTCTTGAGGATGAAAGGCTCCGCGATTTAATGGACATCAAGCTGTATGTCGATACGGACGCCGACCTGCGGATTATCAGAAGAATGCTTCGGGATATTAAAGAGCGCGGACGCTCGATTGATTCTGTCATTGAGCAGTACATTTCCGTCGTCAGACCGATGCATAATCAATTTGTCGAACCGACAAAACGTTATGCTGATATCATTATTCCTGAGGGCGGCCAGAACCGCGTCGCAATCGACCTGATGGTGACCAAAATACAAACAATTCTTGAACAAAACGCGATTTTATAA
- a CDS encoding U32 family peptidase, with protein MSAVKDKISKIVNGKRVITKKPELLAPAGNLEKLKIAVHYGADAVFIGGREYGLRSNADNFSIEEMAEGVEFAKKYGAKIYVTTNIFAHEENIDGLEGYLRDLEGAGVSGIIVADPLIIETCRRVAPKLEVHLSTQQSLSNWKAVQFWKEEGLERVVLARETSALEIKEMKEKVDIEIETFIHGAMCIAYSGRCVLSNHMTARDSNRGGCCQSCRWDYDLYQTNGANALPLYEEEDAPFAMSPKDLKLIESIPQMIEIGIDSLKIEGRMKSIHYIATVVSVYRKVIDAYCADPENFVIQEEWLKELDKCANRDTAPAFFEGTPGYEEQMFGVHGKKTTYDFVGLVLDYDEETKMVTLQQRNFFKTGDEVEFFGPEIDNFTTKIETIWDEKGNVLDAARHPLQIVKFKVNKKIYPSNMMRKGQ; from the coding sequence ATGTCTGCAGTAAAAGATAAAATTTCCAAAATCGTCAATGGGAAACGCGTCATTACGAAAAAGCCTGAACTATTGGCTCCGGCGGGAAATCTGGAAAAGCTGAAAATCGCCGTCCACTACGGAGCAGACGCGGTATTTATCGGCGGACGTGAATATGGACTCCGCTCAAACGCAGATAATTTTTCGATTGAGGAAATGGCTGAAGGCGTTGAGTTTGCAAAAAAATATGGTGCAAAGATTTATGTGACGACCAATATTTTTGCCCATGAAGAAAATATCGACGGCCTTGAAGGCTATTTGCGCGATCTTGAAGGCGCAGGTGTTTCAGGTATTATCGTCGCCGACCCGCTGATCATTGAAACGTGCCGCAGGGTTGCACCAAAGCTTGAAGTGCATTTGAGCACCCAGCAGTCCCTTTCAAACTGGAAAGCTGTTCAGTTCTGGAAGGAAGAAGGCCTTGAGCGGGTCGTGCTTGCGCGTGAAACAAGTGCTCTGGAAATCAAGGAAATGAAAGAAAAAGTCGATATCGAAATCGAAACGTTCATTCACGGTGCAATGTGCATCGCTTATTCAGGACGCTGCGTGCTCAGCAACCATATGACGGCAAGGGATTCAAACCGCGGAGGCTGCTGCCAGTCCTGCCGCTGGGATTATGACCTGTACCAGACAAACGGTGCAAACGCGCTTCCGCTTTACGAAGAAGAAGATGCGCCGTTTGCGATGAGTCCAAAAGACTTGAAGCTGATTGAATCGATCCCGCAAATGATCGAAATCGGCATTGACAGCCTCAAAATCGAAGGACGGATGAAATCGATCCACTATATTGCAACCGTCGTCAGCGTCTATCGAAAGGTGATCGATGCTTATTGCGCAGATCCCGAAAACTTCGTCATTCAAGAAGAGTGGCTGAAGGAACTCGACAAATGTGCAAACAGAGACACCGCTCCCGCCTTCTTTGAAGGAACGCCGGGCTATGAGGAGCAGATGTTCGGCGTCCACGGCAAGAAAACAACATACGACTTTGTCGGCCTTGTCCTTGATTATGATGAGGAAACAAAAATGGTCACGCTCCAGCAGCGCAACTTCTTTAAAACCGGAGATGAAGTCGAATTTTTCGGCCCGGAAATAGACAATTTCACAACCAAGATTGAAACGATTTGGGACGAAAAAGGCAATGTGCTTGATGCAGCCCGCCATCCCCTGCAAATCGTCAAATTTAAAGTCAACAAGAAGATTTATCCGAGCAACATGATGAGAAAGGGGCAGTAA
- a CDS encoding DUF1292 domain-containing protein: MEHGEKNITIVDDKGNEQLCEVLFTFDSDQFNKSYVLYYPVEAQDEEEIEIHASSFTPNENGENGELMPIETEEEWDMIEETLNTFLADEEEQE; this comes from the coding sequence GTGGAACATGGAGAAAAAAACATTACGATTGTAGACGATAAAGGAAATGAACAGCTTTGTGAGGTGCTCTTCACATTTGACAGCGATCAATTTAATAAATCATATGTGCTGTATTATCCAGTTGAAGCACAGGATGAAGAAGAAATCGAAATTCACGCTTCAAGCTTCACTCCGAATGAAAACGGTGAGAACGGCGAATTGATGCCGATTGAAACAGAAGAAGAATGGGATATGATCGAAGAGACGCTGAACACGTTTTTGGCTGATGAAGAAGAGCAAGAATAA
- the mltG gene encoding endolytic transglycosylase MltG, which yields MFADQTKNTFFQKLLNHKIKFCLAVAAVLLIIGAGGFSLYVKSALEPVDKNSKKMVNVYIPKGSSVSSIAAKLKEQHLIKNEKVFIAYVKFKSASGFQAGNFQLSQSMEPADMIKKLTSASHVPAFKIVVPEGRQLSEIADIIAGETNYSKQEVMNKLDDRDFINTLKKKYPKLITDEVFNKNIKHPLEGYLYPATYPFYDPETKLENIIEAMIKQTDKRAEKYESQMNDKKMSVHKTLTMASLIEEEATEKADRHKISSVFYNRLAKKMPLQTDPTVLYALGKHKSRVVYKDLEAKSPYNTYKNTGLPPGPIANAGESSWEAALNPDQTEYVYFLAKKNGEVVFTKTLQEHNKAKSKYITNNQSE from the coding sequence ATGTTTGCAGATCAGACTAAAAACACATTTTTTCAAAAACTCCTTAATCATAAAATAAAGTTTTGTCTCGCCGTGGCAGCCGTGCTGCTCATCATTGGCGCGGGCGGTTTTTCTCTGTATGTAAAATCCGCACTTGAACCGGTCGATAAAAACAGCAAAAAAATGGTCAACGTCTATATTCCGAAAGGATCGTCAGTTTCTTCCATTGCTGCAAAACTAAAAGAACAGCACTTAATTAAAAACGAAAAAGTGTTCATCGCTTATGTGAAATTTAAAAGCGCATCCGGTTTTCAAGCGGGAAATTTTCAGCTCAGCCAGTCCATGGAACCTGCCGATATGATCAAAAAGCTGACAAGCGCGTCACATGTTCCGGCCTTTAAAATCGTCGTTCCCGAAGGCAGACAGCTGAGTGAAATCGCCGACATCATCGCCGGAGAAACGAACTACTCCAAACAAGAAGTCATGAACAAGCTGGATGACCGTGATTTTATCAACACATTAAAAAAGAAGTATCCGAAATTGATCACGGATGAGGTTTTCAACAAGAATATTAAACATCCGCTTGAGGGTTATCTTTACCCTGCGACATATCCCTTCTATGATCCGGAGACAAAGCTTGAGAACATCATCGAAGCGATGATCAAGCAAACCGATAAACGGGCCGAAAAATACGAGTCACAGATGAACGATAAAAAAATGTCCGTCCACAAAACGCTGACAATGGCTTCACTGATCGAAGAGGAAGCGACGGAAAAAGCGGACCGCCACAAAATTTCGAGCGTGTTCTATAACCGTTTGGCCAAAAAAATGCCGCTGCAAACGGATCCGACGGTTTTGTATGCGCTTGGAAAACATAAAAGCCGCGTCGTCTATAAAGATCTTGAGGCGAAGTCCCCATATAATACGTATAAAAATACCGGACTCCCGCCGGGACCGATTGCCAACGCGGGGGAATCGTCATGGGAAGCGGCACTTAACCCTGATCAAACAGAATACGTCTACTTTCTCGCCAAGAAAAATGGAGAAGTCGTTTTTACAAAAACACTTCAGGAGCACAATAAAGCCAAATCAAAGTACATCACCAACAATCAAAGCGAGTGA